The following is a genomic window from Paenibacillus thiaminolyticus.
CAACATAATTTTATGGAGAAAGTCTCGTTCGTCGCGCGGGAGAGCGAAGGCATGGCCGTCCAGACCACGGAACAATATATGCTGGTCGATTGCGGCATGCCCGCGGATACGTTCAATATTGGCGTCCTGCGGGCAGGTGACGCCGGATCAGAGTGCGCTGTGCGGCAGATAACAGATTATTTTGCGGCGCGGGCCTTCCCGATGTCGCTATGGTGCTGGGAGCCTCTGGGCGCAAGCGCCCGGCAGGCGATCGAACATGCCGGGCTAAGTCTGGCCGAGGTCAATGAAGGCATGTATGCGTATGCGGAGGACCTGTCTCCGGAGGCGTACATGCCGGAGGGCTTTGTCGTGCAGCGGGTCGGGACTCCGGCGGAAGTACGGCGATTTGGAACGGTCTTGTCGTGTCTTTTCGGAGAGAGCAGCGAAGCCAAGCATGTCAGCCTGTACTATGAGCGGCTTGCCGAATCCCAGCTATGGACCCGGCCTGAGATGGCGTTATATATCGGAGTGTTGAACGATGGCACGCCTGTCACCGTCGG
Proteins encoded in this region:
- a CDS encoding GNAT family N-acetyltransferase, whose protein sequence is MKEMDQRISAYIQHNFMEKVSFVARESEGMAVQTTEQYMLVDCGMPADTFNIGVLRAGDAGSECAVRQITDYFAARAFPMSLWCWEPLGASARQAIEHAGLSLAEVNEGMYAYAEDLSPEAYMPEGFVVQRVGTPAEVRRFGTVLSCLFGESSEAKHVSLYYERLAESQLWTRPEMALYIGVLNDGTPVTVGSTIRSRDSVGIYDIATLDEYRKRGFGSAMFHHILSDILTWHDGLIVLQASEAGAGLYKRAGFRPVCAIRVFENGDGIE